The following is a genomic window from Planctomycetia bacterium.
TGCCGCAGTCGCCCGGACCCTCGCTGTAAAAGCAGCGGGAGAGCCGCTATGATCTAAGAAGTGGAGCGACTCAATCAGAGACCTCCCATTCCACGAGAGCAAATTATGAGCCGCGAAGAGGCCAAAACGCGAACACCGAAGCTGGAGACTGTGGAGCCGATCGGCAAGCGCGTCCTCATTCGCAAGGATGCCGACAAGAAGCAGACCAAGGGCGGTATCCAGCTTCCGGACAACATTGAGATTCCGACGATCACCGGGCGGGTCGTGGCCGTGTCCACCCAGGTGGACAACGACGAGGACTTTCCGCTGAAGCAGTACGACAAGGTACTGTTCAATCCGAAGCACGCAATTCCGGTGGATTTTGAGGGCGACAATCAACTCTTCGTCGTCCCGGTAGAGGATGTCGTCGCCGTCTTTCGCAAGGCAGGCGCCTGATTCTGCCCCTGCCCAGAGTGCCCCCCCGAGTTACACCTTCAATCAACTGCCTGGTCACGGTTACAATGCTCCCTTGAACTACTTGTTCGAGGGAGGCGGCAATGACCATTCGCAAGTACGCCGTTTCTGGCCGGAGACCTTCTCGGCTTGTTGTCATTCTGATCGCCTTTGGGCTGACAGCGTCGGCAACCGCAGTCGCGTCGGCCGCGGTGATGGGCGCGAAGAAGAGTAAGGTCTACCACACTCAACCGGATCGCTGCGGCGCGGCGAAGACCATCGCCTCGGGTAATCGCGTCTTATTCAAGTCCGTGCAAGAGGCGGAGACCGAGGGGCGAAGACAGTGCAAATCGTGCGCGCGGATTGAAGAGAAGTTAAAAGAGGAGGCGTCGAAGCCGAAGGAGCCGGAGACGCCCCCCGGTGATGACAAAAAGTCAGAGCCGCGGAAGACTGATGCGGAATCCGGCAAGGGCAACGAGGCCGGCGGAAAACAAAGTCAACCGGCAGGCGACGAAAATGCCGAATCGGGCATTGTAGAGACCGTGAAAGTTTCGCGCGTTCTGCCCGGTGCAACGCTGGAACTGGAGGGCGGCGAGCGCGTGCGACTGACGGGGATCGGCGCTCCGATTAACGGGCAGCCAACCGCGCGAGAGACCCAGAAAAAACTTGAAAAGCTGGTGAAGGGTCGAAAGGTGACGGTCGTATGGGCCGCCGAGGACGAATCCATTCGCGATCGGTACGGCCGTCGCGCGGCGTATGCAGCAATTGGATCCGACCGGGAAGACATCGGCGGGACGCTGATCCAAGAAGGCCTCGCATGGGTCGATCGCTCATCGGACTTCTCACAACTGAGTGAGTACTTGCGACGCGAGGACGACGCGGCCTGGGGGCAGCGCGGCGTCTGGAAGCGTCTAAAGGGGAGCCATGGCACGGCCAAGGTGATCGTCGGCAAGTTTACGCGAGAGTATCATTCGCCGTATTGCCCCCATGCGACGCTGCTGACTGAACCGGCGACAATCAGCGTCAACGAAGCGAAGGGGCGCCGCTTGGCCCCGTGTGAGTTCTGGCGGCCGGAATAGTCAAAGGTCTCGCGATCTGTCGCGACGAATCAATGGCAGTAAGGATGACATGGCGAAATTAAGTCGATCACGCAGGACGGGCGAGACGCTCGACATTTCCAAATTGAGGCTCATCGGGATGGTTCATCTGCCCCCCCTGCCCGGCTCTGCGGGGTCGAAACTGAGCATGTCGGCAATCATCGACCGGGCAGTCATTGAGGCGCGGCAATTAGGCAAAGCAGGATTCGACGCGGTCATCGTTGAGAACTTCGGCGACGTGCCCTTTGCGGCGGACCGCGTTCCGGAAGAGACAATCGCCGCGATGAGCATTGTCATCGCCCAGGTTGTGCAGACGTGCGGCGTGCCGGTGGGCGTCAACGTGCTTCGTAATGACGCACTATCAGCCTTGGCCATCATAGCGACGACGGGGGCAGCCTTCGTCCGCGTGAATGTGCTTTCCGGCGCTTACGCCACAGATCAGGGCATCATTACGGGAAAGGCCAATGAGGTGCTGCGGAAGCGAGCGGCGATCGCCCCGCATGTCGGCATCGCCGCGGATGTGCATGTCAAACACGCGACACCGATTAGCCAGCCGGATATCACCCTGGCCGCCGAGGAGACGGCCCATCGGGCGGGCGCGGACGTGCTGATCGTCAGCGGAACCGGCACCGGCAAGGCAACCGATCTTGCCGCCGTACGCCGAGTCAAGGAGGCCGTCCCGAAGACGCCGCTATGGATCGGCTCGGGCGTGACTGCCGAGACGGTTTGTGACTATTTGGACATCGCGGACGGGTTGATCGTCGGAACGGCTCTGAAGCGCGGCGGGCAGACAACGGCAGCGCTGGATGAGAAGCGGATTCGCGAATTCGTCCGCGCCGCGAAGCGCGTATAGACTGCCTTTAGGCAAGACGATCACCGTGGCCGCCGAGGATTACTCCTCCCCGCCTGCTTTCGCCGCGCCTTCGATGCGAAGATCAAGGCAAACCACCGTGGTGTGATCGCGGGCATACAGTAAACCGTCCACGAAGACCGGTACGGTCCAGCATCGCTCGCCTTGTCGCTGCTTGGTCACTGTCTGCCACAGCGAGCGCGTGTTTCCCTCAAAGATGCTCGCCGTGGAGATCGGCTCAAAGCCCACAGGCGAAGCCTCGGCAACTTGCAATTCACCCGATTCACGGAGCAGGAACAGGTACCGCCCCACCGCGAGCATGGGACCGTGGACGATGCGCCGCTTGAGCCATTCCACCTTGCCGGTGGCGAAGTCCACGCATTTGAGGCCCGTCTCGTCACAGGTATAGATTTTTCCGTCGATCAGAATCGGCGTCTGGAATTTGTTTCGTAGCTTGAGGCTCTTCCAGAGTTCTTCGGCGGCGAGATTGTCTCCATCTTTCCGCAGCTTAAAGAGCGCCGCGCCGTAGCCATAGCCGGAGCTGATAAGCAGTCGGCCGTCGTGAAAGATCGGCCCGGCAACGTTGACGCCTGAGTGTGAAGGCCAGGGCAGCCGCAGGACCAACCGGCCGGTATCTCGCTCAGCAATGAGAATGCTCTCCGCCATAAACCCGCAGATGTAGCGCTTGCCCTCGAAATCGAATGGATATGGTGTGGCGTATCCCGCCGGGTCGTCCCCGCAGGTCCACACGAGTTTGCCGGTCGTCTTGTCCACCGCTCGAAGCGAGCCGTCCTTGCCGCCGGCCGTGAAGATCGCGAGATGGCCGTCGATCAGAACCGAGCCGGAATAACCCCAGTGCGGCTTGCCGTGCAGCTCGTACTCCCAGACTGTCTCGCCCGTCGCAGCATCGAAGCAGAACACCCGGGCGTGCGACCCCATCATGTAAACGCGATGGTCGCTCACGGTCGGCGTCGCGCGAGGGCCGTGGAGATTCGGATCGGGATCGGTCATCTCCGGCTCAAAGGGACGCTCCCAGATCACCGCGCCGGTGACCGTGTCGAGACAGATGACGGTCTGCTGCTTGTCCCTTGTCCCGCCGGTGTAGAGCCGGCTGCCGACGATGGCGAATGAACTGAAGCCCGGTCCGACTTCGCGGGACCACAACTTCGGCGGTCCTTCACTGGGCCAGGTCTTCAGGAAGTTGGTAGCCGGGGCCGCACCGTCGTATCGCGGCCCGCGAAGGTGCGGCCAATCTCCGGCGTTGAGACTCGCGGAAGGAGTGGCAATAGCAAGCAGGCATGCCCAAATCGGCGTTCGCATGGCGAACATCGTATGAGTGAGGAAAAACCCGGTCAAACGGCGGGCGACTTCGCCCCGACCCTAGTGCGTGCCGACGATGTCGAGAATCACCATCGACGCGTCGTCCGCCTCAGAAAGTCCGCCGGGCAGGGTGTCGAGTATCTCCGTGAGCTCGGCTCGAAGCTCGTCCGGGTCGCCTACCAACTTGGCTGCGACATTCGGCTGGAGGCATGGCATCGCGGGCATGGGCGGGCGCTGCTCGATCAGGATCGACTCTAGACCGTCGCTGTAGAGAACAATTCGCTGGCCGGGCTTGAGCATGATGGATTCATCCGTGAACTGCTGGCCGGCGCAGAGACCGAGCAGGCTGCCGTCACCATGCAATTCGCCGATGAGCCCGGAACGGTCGATGAGCATGGGCGGCGGATGACCGGCGACGGAGTAATCGAGTCGCAGTGTCTTGCAGTTGATGATGCCGTACCAGCCGGTGATGAACTGCGAATCGGGCAGGCCCTGTGCGGCGAGTTGATCGTTCAGTGCGCTGAGCACCTCGGACGGCCTGGCAATCACATAGTCATTGCCATCGATACGCTTGGGCTGGATAGCATGCTTGATGTACATGGTCAGCAGCCCGGCGGCGACACCGTGCCCGACGGCATCGGCAAGATAGAAACCGTAATGATTCTCGTCGAGCCGAAAGATGTCGAAGATGTCTCCGCTGACCCATGTGCAGGGCCTGAAGAATGTCGAAAATCGCAGCGGCCCCGCGGCAACAAGATCGCGCGGCATGAAGTCGCGCTGCAGCCGCGAGGCCAGGCGAAGCTCGCGGTCGATGGCGTCGAAATGCTTGTGCAGGCTTGTATGCAGGCGATGCATGCCGCTGACTTCGCGGGCGAATGCCTGAAGTGCGGGCTGAAACTGCGTGACCGCGAGGATGGCGCCGCGGAGGACGTCCATTCCCGAGTCCACGGGCAGGCAGACGAAGCCGACACCGACATTGGCAAAGCGGTCAGGACGCGCGGTAAGGACAATGACTCCGATTTGAAGCTCGCCCAGGGCCGCGAAGCACTCGCTGAGGCGCTTGCGATCGCCTGTCGATTCCGCTTGTTTCGCTTCGCCTGCGTCGATCCAGATGGCGACATCGAAACCGGGAAGCGACCAACCGGCGGGAATCTCAGCCGGAAGTTCGACCAATCGGGCAGCGCAAAATTCGCTCGCCGCCGACAACCGGCCCGCGACAACTTGCGCCGACGTCCGATCACCCAAAACGGCGATCCGGTATATCGGACTCCGCAGCAGACGGTCCGCTGATTGACCGGCCGTCGTGACTACTCGAGTGGTTGTCGTGGTTGCCATTTGACTTTCAGCCGATAAGTACCGCCGCGCAATCGATGCTGCGTTGTTACTTCGGCTGGGATGAATGGCAGGTTCACTTAGCGAATTGAAGCGTCCCGCGATGGGGACTCGGCGTGCCGGGTTTGCCGGCCGGCCACGTCCGAAGGCGGATAGCGATTAGACCTCCGCGACCCGCTCGGGGTGGGCCGCCAGCGTCTCGCCGATGGTCATGCGCTGCATCTCGCTGGTGCCCTCGTAGATCTCGGTAATCTTGGCATCGCGGAGGTACCGCTCGACTTCACTCTCGCGGCAGTAGCCCATGCCGCCGAAGATCTGAATCGCCTGATTGGCGCAGAAGCTGGCCGTCTCGGCGGCGAAAAGCTTGGCCATCGCAGGAATGTGCAGCGAGTGGCCCGCCTGTCCCTTGACCCAGCAGCCCTTATAGATCAGGGCTCGACTGGCGGCGATGCGTACGGCCATGTCGGCGACCTTCCACTGAATCGCCTGAAACTCCGAAATGCTCTTGCCGAATTGGCGGCGCTCCAGGGCATACTTCGCCGAGCGATCGAGCGCAGCCTGGGCAATACCAAGGGCCTGAGCGGCGATGCCGAGTCTGCCGCCGTCGATGGCGGTGAGGGCAATCTTGAGGCCGTGGCCGCGCTCGCCGAGCAGGTTCTCGGCGGGGACCTTGCAATTCTCGAAAACGAGCTCGGTCGTGCTGCTGCCGCGGATGCCGAGCTTGTCTTCGTGCTTGCCGACGGTCAGACCGGGTGTGTTCTTGGGGACGATGAAACAACTTGAATTGCGCCGGTCCCCATCCTCTGTACGGACGAAGAGAAGGACGATGTCAGCTTCCGAGCCATTCGTCACCCAGAGCTTCGTGCCGTTCACAACCCACTCGTTGCCCTTGAGGACGGCGCGACATTTGATCGAACCGGCGTCGGAGCCGCTGCCTGCTTCGGAAAGGGAGAAGCAATTGAGCCACTCGCCGGATGCCATGCGCGGCAGCCACTTCTTCTTTTGGGCTTCAGTGCCGAACTTAAGTATCGGGTCGATGACGAGGGAGTTCTGAACGCTGTTGATGACGCCGACGGAAGCATCGGCGTAAGACAGTTCTTCGACAACGATGGCCGACGCAAGCGCGTCCATGCCGGCGCCGCCGTACTCCTCGGGGACGCAGATGCCTTGATATCCCATTTCGCCAAGCTGCTTGATAACCTCGTGGGGAAACTCGCCCTTGATATCGCGCGCCATCGCGCCCGGCGCGATGACGTTTCGGGCAAAGTCGCGAATGCTGTCTCGCAACATGCGATGGTCTTCATCCAACTCGTACCCGAATGCGATGACGTCTTCCATGGTCGCGGCGTCTTCCTTCATCATGTTGCGGCCTTCAGAGGTATATGTTCGTTTCCGGTATTCGCAGTCGAACCGCCCTTTGTCGCGGCTTGGTTATTCAGATCGAGCAACACTTCGGCCTGGTTAGGCGCTGAGGCGTTTGAACTCCGCGCGGGCAATGAGCATTCGCTGCACTTCGCTGGAACCCTCGCCGATCTCGCAAAGCTTGTTATCGCGGAGCAGTCGCTCGACGCAGACATCCTTGGTATAGCCGGCGCCGCCGAAAATCTGAATGGCATCCCAACCGACCCGGCTGGCCATCTCAGAAGCGAACAGCTTGGCGATGGAGGACAACTCCTTGTCCGGGCGGCCGGCGTCATGGGTGCAGGCGGCCTGACGAACGAGCAGTCGAGCGGCCTCAATCTGAGTTTCCATGTCGGCGAGCTTGAACTGAATCGCCTGGTGGCTATGAAGCGGCACGCCAAAGCTCTTTCGCTCGGCGGCGTAGCGCACGGCCTCCTCCAGGCAGCCTCGCGCGAGACCGACCGAGAGGGAGCCGATGGTGACGCGACCGCGATCGAGAACGCGCAGGGCGTCGATGTATCCCTCGTTCAGCTCACCGCACAGATTCTCGGCGGGGATTTCGCAGTTCTCGAAATTCACCGGTACCGTGTCGCTGGCACGCATGCCCATCTTGTCTTCAGGCTCGCCGATGATCAGGCCGGGCGTTCCCTTCTCAACGAGGAAGGCGGAAATCGTCCGGGCCCCGCGCTCGGGTTTCGTCCGGGCAGTGACGACGAAAACGTCGGCGCGCTTGCCATTGGTAATCCAGAACTTGCGACCGTTGATGACCCAGCCGGCAGAGGTTTTCTCGGCGCGGGTGGTCATGGCCTCGGCATCGGTGCCGCATTCCGGCTCGCTGAGACACCAGGCGCCGATCGCCTCGGCGGAGGCCAGCTTGGGGAGCCACTTCTGCTTCTGCTTATCGTTGGCGGCAAGGCGAATGTGCGTCGAACAAAGGCCGCTGTGCGCCGCGATGAAAAGGGCGGTCCCGCCGCACCACCGGGAGATTTCCTCGACGACAACCGTCATGCCGAGAAGGCCCTGACCTGAGCCGCCGTACTCCTCTGGGAAGGAAACGCCGAGGAAGCCGACCTTACCCATCTCACGGGTGACCTCATCCGGCAGCCACTTTTCCGCGTCCCATTTTCTGGCGTGGGGCGCGATCTTTTCCGCGGCGAACTTACGCGTGAGATCGCGAAATGTCGTCAATTCGTCCGAAAGCGTGAAATTCATGTCGTCCTGCTCACAAGATAGAAATTCTGCAGCCGGGATCAGGCATCGAACCCGACAAATCCTCCTCCGATATGTCCTATCGGGTGAGGTTTGCATAATAAGGTTCGCCGCAAGGTGGGTCAAACGGGGCGACTCAATGGAACTTGCGATGGGACAGATGATTAGAGCGAATATGGAGCAGCCCGCGACGGCTTCTCTACCGCGAGTTCAGGGTTTGTGAATTTGATTCTCGCCTCAAAGAAAAAACGTATTACCTGCACTGATTTTGAGGGTTATCGCTCGTAAAGCCGAAATCCCTTTCCGCGAATCTTTTCCGCTCGCCATGAAACCGTGTCGGGATCCTGCCCCAACAGGATCGTCCAATCGCCATCAGACGTCTCTTCGAGCAGAGATTCCTTGTTGACCATGTTTTCGTAGGGCAGGAGGTCATACGCCATGTTGTAACGCAGGCCGGCGTGGGCGCTCGTCGGTATGAGATCCGCCGGAAGAATCGCCCGCTTGCCGCCGCCCTCAAGGATTACCCCCTGCTGATGCCGCGTGTGGCCGGGAAGAATGCGCGTCGAAATGCCTTCGGCGATCTGCGCGTCGCCGGACAACAACGTGAGAAGGCCCGACTGTTCCAGCGGCTCGAGATTCTCCCGCCGATATGTGCCGGTCATAACGGCATGGCCCTCGACTGCGTCGTCCCACTCGCCGCGCTGAACGAAATACCGAGCTTTCGGAAACGTCGGCTGCCAGCCGCCCTGACCATCGGACATGGTACCGCCACCTGCATGATCGAAATGAAGGTGCGTGAGTATCACAATGTCGATCGACTCTCGATCCACCCCGGCCGCGGTCAGCGAGTCGAGCAGCCAATGCGACCCAAAGCTGAAAAACCCATGCTCCTTTTCCGCGTATTTGGCGTTCTCGCCGCAGCCCGTCTCGATGAGAATTCGGGCACCGGACGTCTCGACAAGCATACAGCTCGTCGCCAGCGGAATCCGGTTCTGCTCATCAACCTGAACGGCTCGGGCCCACACCGGCTTGGGGATAATGCCGAACATGGCCCCGCCGTCCAGCGAAAAGGTGCTCCCATCCAGGACGCGTATCGTCAGGTCACCGAGATGAAGCGTCGGCGGCGTCGGGGTCGGTCCCTGTCTGGCGGCAAGCGGCATAACCGCGAGTCTAATCCCGCCGCGCCAATCGAGCCACCGAAAACGCATCGGCCGATCGCTTCGCGGAATCCGGCCGCCGTCGATATAATCCGCCGCTCACGGCTCCGGCACGCGCCGGGCATTCACGCTGAGAGTGACCAGGAAAACCACACGGAATCACATCATGCTGCTGGCTGAAAAACTCGCTCACTGGACAAACAAGCTCAAATACACCGACCTGACCAAGGACGCGATCCACGAAACAAAGCGGCGCTTCATCGACTCATTGGGCACTGCCCTGGGGGCCTACGGGTCGAAGCCGGCAACGATCACGCGAGCAACGGCGACCGCCGTGCCCTACCCGAAGGGCGGTTCCGCCATCGTCGGCACGATGGCGCGTACGACGCCCGATCTCGCCGCGCTGTGCAACGGGGCACACATCCGCTACCTGGACTATAACGACACATACCTTTCGAAGGAGCCGGCCCATCCTTCAGATAACATCGCGGCCACACTCGCCGTGGCACAGGCCGCAAACCGCCCCGGCAAGGACCTCATCCTCGCAACCGTCATCGCATATGAAATCCAGTGCCGGCTCTGCGATGCCGCCTCACTTCGGGCTCACGGCTGGGATCACGTCACCTATGGGGCATTCAGCTCGACGCTGGGCGCATCCAAGCTATGGGGACTCACTCCCGATCAGATGGTCCACGCACAAGGGCTGGCCGGCGTCTGCAACATCGCAACGCGCCAGACGCGGACCGGTCAGATTTCCATGTGGAAGGCGTGCGCTTTCTCCAACGCCGCTCGAAACGCGGTCTTCGCTGCAAACCTCGCGCGGCAGGGTTTCACCGGACCCAATGAGATCTTCGAGGGGCCCAAGGGCGTATTCAAGATGCTGACGCGCTGCAAGTTCGACGTGGCACTGGGCTCGAAGAGCGCCGGCTACATGATCAACAAGACTTACATCAAGTACTGGCCCGCGGAGTACCACGCCCAGAGTTCTATCGACGCCGCACAGCAGATTCGCAAGGCGTTCATGGCCGACGGGTACAGTTGGAAAGACATCCGCAAAATGGACATGGAGTCATTCGAAGCGGCGGTGTCGATCATCGGCAGCGAACCGGAGAAATGGCGACCGACGAGCCGGGAAACTGCCGACCACAGCATGGGATACATGACCGTAGCCGCGCTGATCGACGGAGATGTCACCCGCGATACCTTCTCCCCGAAGAAGTTCACCAACAAGAAGTACCTGGACTTGCTCGACAACACGACCATCGTCGAGGCGAGTGACCTTAACAAGGGCTACCCCGACGGAATACCGAACCGGCTGAAAGTTCGCATGGCCGATGGGAAGGTTTACGAGAAGACGGTAAAGTACCCGCGCGGCCACGCCGGCAACCCCATGTCCGACGACGAGGTCGAGACGAAGTTCCACACACTCGCCGAGGGCGTCATCCCCACCAAGCTGCAAAACCAGTTGCTTTCTCAGTTGTGGTCGCTGGACAAGGCCCGCGACGTACGAAAGCTCTGGAATTTCAAAGTGTCCGGCAAAGGAGTTCGAGCACACTGATCGAAGGAATCACGCCGTTAATCATGCACAGGCCGGGTAGGAGCCGGGCATACGAACCCACGCGGTAAATCCGGGATCAACAATCACACAAAATAGACGACGGCCGTTGAAGCTCTCACTTCAACGGCCGTCTGTCGTATATCGATCTGGACTTGAGTCGATTCTTCTCTAACTAGAGCGGCTTGCGCATCTGCGTAGCGTCCGGCGCCTCTGCCGGACGTGAATCGCAAGGAACATTTCCTGATATACAACGCTGCATCAACGCGCAATCTGCCATAGATTGTTTTTTTATTCGGTCGTCTCGGTCCTGGGGGTCGCCGCTGTGATAAGAGGCGTCATGAAATCCGATGTTTGACATGCCGATACACTCGGGAGCGGAAACGGAGAAGAACCGGCCGCTGCGGCCGGAGTTCATGTTGTAGCGGGCATACTCATAATGCCATGTCCCGTTTCCCAAGTCTGTGACACGGCGGCCGAGTGTCATGCGACCGTCGCCTGGGAAGTCGATGTACGTGAGGGTGACGGAGGCACTAACAGCCGCTGTTCAGCAGGCAGTCACCGAAATTGGGGACATCGTCCAAGTTAATAATGCCATCGCGAACGGCCTCGACGTCGCCGGCGCACAATTCCTGAAAGGACGGACCACCGAAGAGCAGCCGGTCAACAAAGATCTTGATGTCCAAGCCATCCACCACGGCGTCGCCGTTCAGGTCGCCATTGATGCAGGGATACGGCGTGACGGTCTGTGCTGTCGCCGTCGAAGTCGTACCCGGCTTGAAATAGCCAAGCGTCACCGTCCCCTTGCCGGCCCAGGGCGCGACATCGGCATCAAAACGGAAATTGTAAAGCGTGCCCCAGCGAAGCGCATTGGCATTGGCGTTGACCGAAAAATCCTCGGTCGACCAGGTCACGCTCGAATTTGCGACGACCGGCGGCCAATCGGTGCCGTCGTAGTTGACGTTTCCGGGGCCGTCGCCGTCGTGGTAATCCACATCGCGAAACTCAATGTTTGTAATGTTGGCATCGGGACGAATGGGAATGGAAACTGATCCGATGGACCGGTCGGAATTGAGATTCTGTACGGCGTATTCGTAGTGGTAGATTCCCCCGCCGAGGTTCGTGGCTTGTGCGGCAACGATCACCATAGCGGTCAGCCCCCCGTCTTCCTGGGTAACAATGTCTACCTCGCTGACGGTGGGGTCGGTATCCTTCCAGGCCCTGATACCGGCTTGCTCTCTCTGGGTCGAACCGATCGCGGTAAAGCTCCAGGCGGTACCGCTGCCGGTCACCGAAAGGGGTCGATAAGAGGCGTTGTTATTCTTGTGACCCGCTGAGGCATCGTCGGCGGCGATATACTGTCCCTCACCAAAATAGCGCGTCGCATTCACATCGCCCGAGCCGTTAGAAACTTCAAGGTCAACGATCTTTGCCTGGCAGCGGCGAGCGACCGGGCCGGAAAAGCCCGGGTTGGCCACGGGGTGGATATGAACACCGGTCGTCGGATTGACCTGCCACTTAGGGCCCAGACTGCCCTGTCCGCCGTTGCGACCGGACGCATAAGGGTCTGAACAGCCGACCCCAAGGGCGTTGCCGCTGGTTCCGGAGCAAGAGGCACAACAAACATGGTCGCTCAAAGCGTAGAATCCGTGCTTGAGCCAGCTCTGTCCAAGCTGCTCAAAGCGGCGGGATCCATTGA
Proteins encoded in this region:
- a CDS encoding MmgE/PrpD family protein codes for the protein MLLAEKLAHWTNKLKYTDLTKDAIHETKRRFIDSLGTALGAYGSKPATITRATATAVPYPKGGSAIVGTMARTTPDLAALCNGAHIRYLDYNDTYLSKEPAHPSDNIAATLAVAQAANRPGKDLILATVIAYEIQCRLCDAASLRAHGWDHVTYGAFSSTLGASKLWGLTPDQMVHAQGLAGVCNIATRQTRTGQISMWKACAFSNAARNAVFAANLARQGFTGPNEIFEGPKGVFKMLTRCKFDVALGSKSAGYMINKTYIKYWPAEYHAQSSIDAAQQIRKAFMADGYSWKDIRKMDMESFEAAVSIIGSEPEKWRPTSRETADHSMGYMTVAALIDGDVTRDTFSPKKFTNKKYLDLLDNTTIVEASDLNKGYPDGIPNRLKVRMADGKVYEKTVKYPRGHAGNPMSDDEVETKFHTLAEGVIPTKLQNQLLSQLWSLDKARDVRKLWNFKVSGKGVRAH
- a CDS encoding acyl-CoA dehydrogenase family protein, translating into MNFTLSDELTTFRDLTRKFAAEKIAPHARKWDAEKWLPDEVTREMGKVGFLGVSFPEEYGGSGQGLLGMTVVVEEISRWCGGTALFIAAHSGLCSTHIRLAANDKQKQKWLPKLASAEAIGAWCLSEPECGTDAEAMTTRAEKTSAGWVINGRKFWITNGKRADVFVVTARTKPERGARTISAFLVEKGTPGLIIGEPEDKMGMRASDTVPVNFENCEIPAENLCGELNEGYIDALRVLDRGRVTIGSLSVGLARGCLEEAVRYAAERKSFGVPLHSHQAIQFKLADMETQIEAARLLVRQAACTHDAGRPDKELSSIAKLFASEMASRVGWDAIQIFGGAGYTKDVCVERLLRDNKLCEIGEGSSEVQRMLIARAEFKRLSA
- a CDS encoding MBL fold metallo-hydrolase, which produces MRFRWLDWRGGIRLAVMPLAARQGPTPTPPTLHLGDLTIRVLDGSTFSLDGGAMFGIIPKPVWARAVQVDEQNRIPLATSCMLVETSGARILIETGCGENAKYAEKEHGFFSFGSHWLLDSLTAAGVDRESIDIVILTHLHFDHAGGGTMSDGQGGWQPTFPKARYFVQRGEWDDAVEGHAVMTGTYRRENLEPLEQSGLLTLLSGDAQIAEGISTRILPGHTRHQQGVILEGGGKRAILPADLIPTSAHAGLRYNMAYDLLPYENMVNKESLLEETSDGDWTILLGQDPDTVSWRAEKIRGKGFRLYER
- a CDS encoding PQQ-like beta-propeller repeat protein, which produces MRTPIWACLLAIATPSASLNAGDWPHLRGPRYDGAAPATNFLKTWPSEGPPKLWSREVGPGFSSFAIVGSRLYTGGTRDKQQTVICLDTVTGAVIWERPFEPEMTDPDPNLHGPRATPTVSDHRVYMMGSHARVFCFDAATGETVWEYELHGKPHWGYSGSVLIDGHLAIFTAGGKDGSLRAVDKTTGKLVWTCGDDPAGYATPYPFDFEGKRYICGFMAESILIAERDTGRLVLRLPWPSHSGVNVAGPIFHDGRLLISSGYGYGAALFKLRKDGDNLAAEELWKSLKLRNKFQTPILIDGKIYTCDETGLKCVDFATGKVEWLKRRIVHGPMLAVGRYLFLLRESGELQVAEASPVGFEPISTASIFEGNTRSLWQTVTKQRQGERCWTVPVFVDGLLYARDHTTVVCLDLRIEGAAKAGGEE
- a CDS encoding BtpA/SgcQ family protein — protein: MAKLSRSRRTGETLDISKLRLIGMVHLPPLPGSAGSKLSMSAIIDRAVIEARQLGKAGFDAVIVENFGDVPFAADRVPEETIAAMSIVIAQVVQTCGVPVGVNVLRNDALSALAIIATTGAAFVRVNVLSGAYATDQGIITGKANEVLRKRAAIAPHVGIAADVHVKHATPISQPDITLAAEETAHRAGADVLIVSGTGTGKATDLAAVRRVKEAVPKTPLWIGSGVTAETVCDYLDIADGLIVGTALKRGGQTTAALDEKRIREFVRAAKRV
- a CDS encoding acyl-CoA dehydrogenase family protein encodes the protein MEDVIAFGYELDEDHRMLRDSIRDFARNVIAPGAMARDIKGEFPHEVIKQLGEMGYQGICVPEEYGGAGMDALASAIVVEELSYADASVGVINSVQNSLVIDPILKFGTEAQKKKWLPRMASGEWLNCFSLSEAGSGSDAGSIKCRAVLKGNEWVVNGTKLWVTNGSEADIVLLFVRTEDGDRRNSSCFIVPKNTPGLTVGKHEDKLGIRGSSTTELVFENCKVPAENLLGERGHGLKIALTAIDGGRLGIAAQALGIAQAALDRSAKYALERRQFGKSISEFQAIQWKVADMAVRIAASRALIYKGCWVKGQAGHSLHIPAMAKLFAAETASFCANQAIQIFGGMGYCRESEVERYLRDAKITEIYEGTSEMQRMTIGETLAAHPERVAEV
- a CDS encoding thermonuclease family protein; protein product: MTIRKYAVSGRRPSRLVVILIAFGLTASATAVASAAVMGAKKSKVYHTQPDRCGAAKTIASGNRVLFKSVQEAETEGRRQCKSCARIEEKLKEEASKPKEPETPPGDDKKSEPRKTDAESGKGNEAGGKQSQPAGDENAESGIVETVKVSRVLPGATLELEGGERVRLTGIGAPINGQPTARETQKKLEKLVKGRKVTVVWAAEDESIRDRYGRRAAYAAIGSDREDIGGTLIQEGLAWVDRSSDFSQLSEYLRREDDAAWGQRGVWKRLKGSHGTAKVIVGKFTREYHSPYCPHATLLTEPATISVNEAKGRRLAPCEFWRPE
- a CDS encoding co-chaperone GroES; this encodes MSREEAKTRTPKLETVEPIGKRVLIRKDADKKQTKGGIQLPDNIEIPTITGRVVAVSTQVDNDEDFPLKQYDKVLFNPKHAIPVDFEGDNQLFVVPVEDVVAVFRKAGA
- a CDS encoding serine/threonine-protein phosphatase, which encodes MATTTTTRVVTTAGQSADRLLRSPIYRIAVLGDRTSAQVVAGRLSAASEFCAARLVELPAEIPAGWSLPGFDVAIWIDAGEAKQAESTGDRKRLSECFAALGELQIGVIVLTARPDRFANVGVGFVCLPVDSGMDVLRGAILAVTQFQPALQAFAREVSGMHRLHTSLHKHFDAIDRELRLASRLQRDFMPRDLVAAGPLRFSTFFRPCTWVSGDIFDIFRLDENHYGFYLADAVGHGVAAGLLTMYIKHAIQPKRIDGNDYVIARPSEVLSALNDQLAAQGLPDSQFITGWYGIINCKTLRLDYSVAGHPPPMLIDRSGLIGELHGDGSLLGLCAGQQFTDESIMLKPGQRIVLYSDGLESILIEQRPPMPAMPCLQPNVAAKLVGDPDELRAELTEILDTLPGGLSEADDASMVILDIVGTH